A single region of the Bacillus cereus genome encodes:
- the sdaAA gene encoding L-serine ammonia-lyase, iron-sulfur-dependent, subunit alpha: MFRNAAELVAQAKEQNVKISEIMIQCEMETRSISREEVIAGMEKNLVVMEQAVERGIRGVKSPTGLTGGDAVKVQAYMESGKGLSGDTILDAVSKAVATNEVNAAMGIICATPTAGSAGTVPGVLFALREKLHPTREEMIEFLFTAGAFGMVVANNACISGAAGGCQAEVGSASGMAAAAAVELAGGTQDQAATAMAISLKNMLGLVCDPVAGLVEVPCVKRNAAGAANAMISADLSLAGVTSTIPCDEVIEAMFRIGQTMPVALRETAEGGLAATPTGRRLQEEIFGKSNN, translated from the coding sequence ATGTTTCGGAACGCAGCGGAACTAGTGGCGCAAGCTAAAGAACAAAATGTAAAAATCTCAGAAATTATGATTCAATGTGAAATGGAAACTAGAAGTATTTCACGTGAAGAAGTAATTGCTGGTATGGAAAAGAACTTAGTCGTGATGGAGCAAGCAGTAGAACGTGGTATTCGCGGTGTGAAATCACCAACTGGTTTAACTGGTGGAGATGCTGTAAAAGTTCAGGCGTATATGGAGAGCGGAAAAGGCTTATCTGGAGATACGATTTTGGACGCAGTGAGTAAAGCTGTTGCAACAAATGAAGTAAACGCAGCGATGGGAATTATTTGTGCAACACCAACAGCAGGGTCTGCTGGAACAGTGCCGGGTGTACTATTTGCACTAAGAGAAAAATTGCATCCTACACGTGAAGAAATGATTGAATTCTTATTTACAGCAGGAGCTTTCGGTATGGTTGTTGCGAATAACGCTTGTATTTCTGGTGCAGCGGGAGGATGTCAAGCTGAAGTTGGTTCAGCAAGTGGAATGGCGGCTGCGGCTGCAGTTGAATTGGCTGGTGGAACACAAGATCAAGCAGCTACAGCGATGGCGATTTCATTAAAGAACATGCTAGGTTTAGTATGCGATCCTGTTGCAGGACTTGTAGAAGTACCTTGTGTAAAACGTAATGCAGCAGGAGCTGCAAATGCGATGATTTCAGCTGATTTATCATTAGCTGGTGTAACGAGTACAATTCCATGTGATGAAGTAATTGAGGCAATGTTTAGAATCGGACAAACGATGCCAGTAGCACTTCGTGAAACAGCAGAAGGTGGACTTGCAGCAACACCGACAGGTCGTCGTCTGCAAGAAGAGATTTTTGGTAAGAGTAATAACTAA
- the sdaAB gene encoding L-serine ammonia-lyase, iron-sulfur-dependent subunit beta, protein MKYRSVFDIIGPVMIGPSSSHTAGAARMGQVARQLFRHEPERVSISLYGSFAKTYRGHGTDVALIGGILGFETDDLRIPEALDIAKERKIEVEFIEEDANAPHPNTARIRLYKGEEEIEVVACSIGGGKIEVVELNGFDLQLSGTSPALLIVNNDRFGAIAAVASILAKHEINISTMSVSRKEKGRRALMVIETDELLADEVIEEINAQQNICQVTIME, encoded by the coding sequence ATGAAGTATCGCTCAGTATTTGATATTATTGGTCCAGTTATGATTGGTCCATCAAGTTCACATACAGCAGGCGCAGCAAGAATGGGGCAAGTTGCTCGCCAGCTGTTTCGTCATGAACCAGAAAGAGTAAGCATTTCATTATATGGATCATTTGCAAAGACGTATCGTGGGCATGGTACAGATGTAGCGCTAATAGGTGGGATATTAGGATTTGAAACAGATGACTTACGTATTCCAGAGGCGCTAGACATAGCAAAAGAGCGCAAAATTGAAGTGGAATTCATTGAAGAAGATGCAAATGCACCTCATCCAAATACAGCGAGAATTCGTTTGTATAAAGGTGAGGAAGAAATTGAAGTTGTTGCTTGCTCAATTGGTGGCGGTAAAATTGAAGTTGTAGAATTAAATGGATTCGATCTTCAATTATCAGGCACGAGTCCAGCACTACTTATTGTAAATAACGATCGCTTTGGTGCTATTGCAGCGGTAGCTTCAATTCTTGCTAAGCATGAGATTAACATTAGTACAATGAGTGTTTCTCGTAAAGAAAAAGGAAGAAGAGCACTTATGGTCATTGAAACAGACGAATTATTAGCAGATGAAGTAATTGAAGAAATAAACGCGCAACAAAATATTTGTCAAGTAACTATTATGGAATAA
- the rnz gene encoding ribonuclease Z — protein MEFVFLGTGAGVPSKGRNVSAIALQLLEERGQTWLFDCGEATQHQILHTSVRPRRIEKIFITHLHGDHIFGLPGLLGSRSFQGGTTPLTVYGPKGIKQFIEVALSVSTTHVKYPLEVVEITEEGTVFEDNEFYVETKRLSHGIECFGYRIVEKDIQGALLVDKLLEMGVKPGPLFKRLKDGEVVELENGTILNGKDFIGPPQKGRIITILGDTRYCEASRELAQDADVLVHEATFAAEDEQQAYDYFHSTSKQAASIALQANAKRLILTHISSRYQGDTYKELLKEARELFSNTEIAMDLKLFPVER, from the coding sequence GTGGAATTTGTATTTTTAGGAACTGGTGCAGGTGTTCCTTCGAAAGGAAGGAATGTTTCAGCGATTGCTCTGCAATTGCTAGAAGAACGAGGACAGACTTGGTTATTTGATTGTGGCGAGGCGACGCAACATCAAATATTACATACATCAGTACGTCCACGCCGCATTGAAAAAATATTTATTACGCATTTACATGGTGATCATATTTTTGGATTGCCTGGTTTATTAGGAAGCCGTTCGTTTCAAGGAGGGACTACACCTTTAACAGTGTATGGGCCAAAAGGAATTAAACAATTTATTGAAGTGGCATTATCAGTAAGTACGACACATGTGAAATACCCACTTGAAGTTGTTGAGATAACAGAAGAAGGTACTGTGTTTGAAGATAATGAATTTTATGTGGAAACGAAAAGATTGTCACATGGTATTGAATGTTTTGGGTATCGTATTGTAGAGAAAGATATACAGGGTGCTCTTTTAGTCGATAAATTGCTGGAGATGGGTGTGAAACCCGGTCCACTCTTTAAACGTTTAAAAGATGGAGAAGTAGTTGAATTAGAAAATGGTACGATACTAAATGGAAAAGATTTTATTGGTCCGCCTCAAAAGGGAAGAATCATTACTATTTTAGGTGATACAAGATATTGTGAAGCGAGTAGAGAGCTGGCACAAGACGCTGACGTACTTGTTCATGAAGCAACTTTTGCGGCAGAAGATGAACAACAAGCGTATGATTATTTTCATTCCACATCTAAGCAAGCTGCGAGTATTGCACTTCAGGCAAATGCAAAACGATTAATATTGACTCATATTAGTTCTCGTTATCAAGGGGATACATATAAGGAATTATTGAAAGAGGCAAGAGAGCTATTTTCAAATACAGAAATAGCTATGGATTTGAAATTATTTCCAGTAGAAAGATAA
- a CDS encoding DUF3932 family protein encodes MKEAFRLQTDFSSSFDRWVSSFVSDHPAQLEWTTLKELIHEYTTTHTNDSLPTYISSALTYYAQRVSTTNSSEIVIFENPTIS; translated from the coding sequence ATGAAAGAAGCATTTCGTTTACAAACTGATTTTTCATCTTCATTTGATCGCTGGGTAAGTTCTTTCGTGTCTGATCACCCAGCACAATTAGAATGGACGACTTTGAAAGAATTAATCCATGAATATACAACAACACATACAAATGATTCGTTACCAACATATATTTCTTCAGCTTTAACATATTACGCACAACGCGTTTCAACTACAAACAGTTCAGAGATTGTTATTTTTGAAAACCCTACAATCTCGTAA
- the mgtA gene encoding magnesium-translocating P-type ATPase, which yields MLNLQRQETKHAYDQDSMKANNELLVEVATQDVYSALKLLETTQDGLSKQEASRRLSLYGPNEIAHNKTLPWYIQFLLAFKNPFIFVLLALGALSFFTDDIQGTIVVSVMVLLSATIRFLQEFRSQKAADKLKAMVRTTASVFRIDGFIHETKNVTNLNRNYTIEIPIEELVPGDIISLSAGDIVPADVRILSAKDLFVNQSSLTGEALPVEKYENCYHTENKHILPKNMKKNYNPLDMENLCFMGTNIVSGSAKAVVVSTSTDTYFGSLANKVIGKRAETSFDKGVNKVSWLLITFMLIMAPIVLLINGFTKGDWQEAFFFAIAVAVGLTPEMLPMIVTANLAKGAVNMSKQKVIVKQLNSIQNLGAMNILCTDKTGTLTEDKVVLVRHLDPNGNECNRVLQFAYLNSFYQTGLKNLIDKAVIEHTEENHKFDPSTFQKLDEIPFDFARRRMSVIVKDISGEQTMVCKGAVEEILSICNYTEVDGQIVPLTEEMRANVKHLSETLNSEGMRVIAVAYKKDNKPYHKAYAVQDESAMILTGYIGFLDPPKPSAASAIQALHKHGVQVKILTGDNEIVTRKVCKEVGLNIGEPVLGYEIDSLPDKALAKLAEETTVFAKLNPMQKSRIIRVLQGNGHTVGYMGDGINDAVALRDADVGISVDTATDIAKESSDIILLEKSLTILEAGILEGRTTFGNILKYIKMTASSNFGNVFSVLVASAFIPFLPMLAIHLLIQNLLYDISQLSIPWDKMDKEFLEKPRKWDTANLRNFIICIGPISSIFDIITFVVMWNVFGANTPGEQSLFQSGWFVVGLLTQTLIVHMIRTQKIPFIQSTASIPVLLLTACIMAIGIYIPFSPLGAAIGLQALPLSYFPWLVGILLGYAFLTQFLKKLYIKKFHSWL from the coding sequence ATGTTAAATTTACAAAGACAAGAAACGAAGCATGCTTACGATCAAGATAGCATGAAAGCAAATAACGAATTATTAGTGGAAGTTGCAACACAGGATGTATACTCTGCGTTAAAACTCTTAGAAACAACACAAGATGGACTCTCTAAACAAGAAGCGTCTCGTAGACTTTCTTTATATGGTCCGAACGAAATCGCTCATAATAAAACATTGCCGTGGTACATTCAATTTCTGCTGGCATTTAAAAATCCATTTATTTTTGTTTTATTAGCTCTTGGAGCACTCTCTTTTTTCACAGATGACATACAAGGAACAATTGTCGTATCTGTAATGGTACTGCTAAGTGCAACGATTCGCTTTCTACAAGAATTCCGCTCTCAGAAAGCGGCAGATAAGTTAAAGGCTATGGTTCGAACAACCGCGAGTGTCTTTAGAATAGATGGATTTATACATGAAACAAAAAACGTAACGAATTTAAATCGAAATTATACAATAGAAATTCCAATTGAAGAACTTGTTCCTGGCGATATTATTTCACTTTCAGCCGGTGACATCGTTCCAGCTGATGTGCGTATTTTATCGGCTAAAGATTTATTTGTTAATCAGTCTTCCTTAACCGGAGAAGCACTTCCTGTAGAAAAATACGAAAACTGCTACCATACGGAAAATAAACATATATTACCGAAAAACATGAAAAAAAATTACAATCCGCTCGATATGGAAAACCTTTGCTTTATGGGTACAAATATTGTTAGCGGTAGCGCAAAAGCTGTTGTTGTTTCAACTAGTACGGATACGTATTTCGGCTCTTTAGCAAATAAGGTTATCGGAAAACGTGCAGAAACAAGCTTTGATAAAGGCGTGAACAAAGTAAGTTGGCTCTTAATCACATTCATGCTTATTATGGCACCCATCGTCCTTCTCATTAATGGATTCACAAAAGGAGATTGGCAAGAAGCTTTCTTCTTTGCTATTGCCGTTGCAGTTGGTCTTACACCTGAAATGTTACCAATGATTGTAACTGCTAATTTGGCTAAGGGTGCCGTGAACATGTCCAAACAAAAAGTAATTGTAAAACAGCTAAACTCAATTCAAAATTTAGGTGCTATGAACATCCTTTGCACGGATAAAACTGGAACTTTAACAGAAGATAAAGTCGTCCTTGTTCGTCATTTAGATCCTAATGGAAATGAATGCAATCGCGTCTTACAATTTGCGTATTTAAATAGCTTCTACCAAACTGGATTGAAAAATCTAATAGATAAAGCTGTCATTGAACATACAGAGGAAAACCATAAGTTTGATCCATCAACTTTTCAAAAGCTAGATGAAATTCCATTCGATTTCGCTCGTCGCCGCATGTCTGTTATCGTGAAAGATATTTCAGGTGAACAGACAATGGTTTGTAAAGGTGCCGTAGAAGAAATTTTATCAATTTGTAATTACACTGAAGTGGATGGGCAAATTGTCCCTCTTACTGAAGAAATGAGAGCAAATGTAAAACATCTTAGCGAAACTTTAAACAGTGAAGGAATGCGTGTCATTGCTGTAGCATACAAGAAAGATAACAAACCTTATCATAAAGCTTATGCAGTACAAGATGAATCCGCTATGATCCTTACTGGATATATCGGCTTTTTAGATCCGCCTAAACCATCTGCTGCTTCTGCAATTCAAGCATTGCATAAACACGGCGTACAAGTGAAAATCTTAACGGGCGATAACGAAATTGTTACAAGAAAGGTTTGTAAAGAAGTGGGATTAAATATAGGTGAGCCTGTCCTCGGTTACGAAATTGATTCTTTACCAGATAAAGCATTAGCGAAACTGGCAGAAGAAACAACAGTGTTCGCAAAACTAAATCCAATGCAAAAGTCCCGCATCATTCGTGTATTGCAAGGTAATGGTCATACTGTAGGTTATATGGGGGATGGTATTAACGATGCCGTTGCACTACGTGATGCTGATGTTGGAATATCTGTTGATACTGCTACTGACATTGCAAAAGAATCTTCCGATATTATTCTACTTGAAAAAAGTTTAACTATATTAGAAGCAGGTATTTTAGAAGGACGCACTACTTTCGGCAATATTTTAAAATATATAAAAATGACAGCTAGCTCTAACTTCGGAAATGTATTTAGTGTATTAGTGGCAAGTGCTTTCATTCCATTCTTACCGATGCTTGCAATTCATCTATTAATTCAAAACTTACTTTATGATATTTCACAGCTTTCAATTCCATGGGATAAAATGGATAAGGAATTTTTAGAGAAGCCTAGAAAATGGGATACTGCAAACTTGCGTAACTTCATTATTTGCATCGGTCCAATTAGCTCTATATTCGATATTATCACATTCGTTGTCATGTGGAATGTATTCGGTGCAAATACACCTGGAGAACAATCACTATTCCAATCTGGTTGGTTTGTCGTTGGGCTACTAACTCAAACATTAATTGTCCATATGATCAGAACACAGAAAATTCCGTTCATTCAAAGTACAGCATCAATACCAGTTCTTTTATTAACCGCTTGTATTATGGCAATCGGAATTTATATTCCATTCTCACCACTTGGTGCAGCAATTGGTTTACAAGCATTACCACTAAGCTACTTCCCTTGGTTAGTAGGAATATTATTAGGTTATGCTTTCTTAACACAATTCCTGAAAAAACTTTATATTAAAAAATTTCATAGCTGGTTGTAA
- a CDS encoding MgtC/SapB family protein — protein MVWYDIVLRLFIAIIVGACIGMERQWRHRMAGLRTNALVSLGACIFVLLSVMLDHDASPSRIAAQVVSGIGFLGGGVIIRDGFSIRGLNTAATLWCAAAVGTLTGAGFLVAAILGAAGVLLANILLRPIALFMNKKSKEESPEQTNYFLSLTCSEENEAHIRFLLMHMVSTEGLGLKELYSEDVDSNQKVCIQATLHCKTNAAILIEKIVSRMLLESGVTAAGWKTSLDLEAS, from the coding sequence ATGGTATGGTATGACATTGTATTAAGATTATTTATCGCAATTATTGTAGGAGCTTGCATCGGAATGGAAAGACAATGGAGACACCGGATGGCTGGGCTGCGGACAAACGCTCTCGTATCACTTGGTGCCTGTATATTTGTTTTATTATCTGTCATGCTTGATCATGATGCTAGCCCCTCACGTATTGCTGCTCAAGTCGTTAGTGGGATTGGTTTTTTAGGAGGCGGTGTGATTATCCGTGACGGTTTTAGTATTAGAGGTTTAAATACGGCAGCAACTTTATGGTGCGCAGCTGCTGTCGGTACTCTTACAGGCGCTGGTTTTCTCGTTGCAGCTATATTAGGTGCAGCCGGCGTTTTACTAGCAAATATACTACTTCGCCCAATCGCTCTCTTTATGAATAAAAAATCAAAAGAAGAATCACCTGAACAAACAAACTACTTCCTTTCTCTTACTTGTTCAGAAGAAAATGAAGCACATATTCGTTTTTTACTTATGCATATGGTAAGTACAGAAGGTCTCGGTTTAAAAGAGTTATATAGTGAAGATGTAGATTCTAATCAAAAAGTCTGTATACAGGCTACATTACATTGCAAGACAAATGCGGCTATCTTAATTGAAAAAATAGTAAGTAGAATGTTATTAGAATCTGGCGTTACTGCTGCTGGGTGGAAGACCTCTTTAGATTTAGAAGCGAGTTAA
- a CDS encoding DNA polymerase IV, which produces MREMYPKNGRVILHVDMNCFFASVEIAHDPSLQGKPLAIAGNEKERKGIIITCSYEARAYGIRTTMPLWEAKRLCPQLVVRRPNFTLYREASFQMFQILSRFTEKIQPVSIDEGYLDITDCYALGSPLEIAKMIQQALLTELQLPCSIGIAPNLFLAKTASDMKKPLGITVLRKRDIPELIWPLPVGAMHGIGEKTAEKLNDIHIQTIEQLARGDEHIIRAKIGKHGVDLQRRAKGMDDREVDPSQMGQHKSVGNSMTFSKDMDEEKELLDMLERLSKSVSKRLQKRTLVSYNIQIMIKYHDRRTVTRSKQLKNAIWEECDIFQAASRLWKQHWDGDSVRLLGVTATEIEWKTESVKQLDLFSFEEDAKKEPLLAVIDQINDKYGTPLLQRGSQLLRKQEKSFQQKLENKFM; this is translated from the coding sequence ATGCGAGAAATGTATCCGAAAAATGGTCGTGTTATTTTACATGTAGATATGAATTGTTTTTTCGCATCTGTTGAAATTGCTCATGACCCATCATTACAAGGAAAGCCATTAGCGATTGCCGGGAATGAAAAAGAGAGAAAAGGGATTATCATAACATGTAGTTATGAAGCGAGAGCATATGGAATACGTACGACGATGCCCCTTTGGGAAGCAAAGCGATTATGCCCGCAATTAGTTGTGAGGCGTCCTAATTTTACATTATATCGCGAAGCCTCATTTCAAATGTTTCAAATTCTTTCACGTTTTACAGAAAAGATACAACCAGTTTCTATAGATGAAGGGTATTTAGATATTACAGATTGCTATGCACTAGGTTCGCCTCTTGAAATAGCAAAGATGATTCAACAAGCGTTATTAACAGAGTTACAGCTTCCGTGTAGTATTGGAATTGCTCCAAATCTTTTTCTAGCAAAGACCGCTTCAGATATGAAAAAACCACTTGGTATTACTGTGCTTCGAAAACGTGACATTCCAGAATTAATTTGGCCACTTCCAGTTGGAGCCATGCATGGAATTGGTGAGAAAACAGCTGAAAAATTAAATGATATTCATATACAGACAATCGAACAGTTGGCAAGAGGAGACGAGCATATCATTCGCGCTAAAATTGGAAAGCACGGTGTTGACTTACAAAGACGTGCAAAAGGTATGGATGATAGGGAAGTTGATCCGAGTCAAATGGGACAGCATAAAAGTGTCGGTAATTCGATGACCTTTTCAAAGGATATGGATGAAGAGAAAGAATTACTTGATATGTTAGAACGTTTATCAAAGTCAGTGAGTAAAAGGTTACAAAAGCGAACCCTTGTCAGCTATAATATACAAATTATGATTAAATACCATGATAGGCGAACAGTAACACGGAGTAAGCAATTGAAAAATGCGATTTGGGAAGAATGCGATATTTTTCAAGCTGCATCCCGTTTGTGGAAGCAACATTGGGACGGTGATTCCGTTCGTTTACTAGGTGTTACAGCTACTGAAATAGAGTGGAAGACAGAATCGGTGAAACAATTAGATTTGTTTTCATTTGAAGAGGATGCGAAAAAAGAACCGTTACTTGCTGTCATTGATCAAATTAATGATAAGTATGGAACACCGCTTTTACAGAGAGGTAGTCAACTATTGCGTAAGCAAGAGAAGTCGTTTCAACAAAAGTTAGAAAATAAGTTTATGTAG